The following proteins are co-located in the Betta splendens chromosome 9, fBetSpl5.4, whole genome shotgun sequence genome:
- the fgl2a gene encoding fibrinogen-like 2a, producing the protein MRTVVLCLCATLLLAVTLVPCTSGAADFNLHQRWDTRGPHTSGFESGSPTSCPMKLRPLGQCGSSGAEDGEDCLYQVTLPPLTIQLPKQFRLLEKTMKELQSLKEVVNKLKNGCQECCGTRGRVDFEHQQADQIQRDAEGETKVDKKIQEVQVGSSQEERGDTADGTGLWQGSNFGKITPSPATMQEMQVKLNKMSASLRNARTQISALQGRLEGLNLLNMDNVQEVVDRRVENITGMVNKLSSTCTTECAVQNTPQFILAPRDCSDYNVLEVRKSGVYRVTPDARNGTFEVFCDMESYGGGWTVIQQRLDGSVSFNRTWAEYKKGFGNLRGEFWLGNDHIHLLTKAKDMVLRIELEDFEGVREYAKYDQFYVANDFLLYRLSVSGFSGTAGNALSFNKHFNHDQKFFSTPDRDNDMYPSGNCGAYYSSGWWFDACMSANLNGKYYHKRYKGVRNGIFWGTWHNMSTEYYPTNYRQAFKTVKMMIRPKNYAP; encoded by the exons ATGAGGACAGTTGTTCTTTGCCTTTGTGCCACACTCCTGCTCGCAGTCACCTTGGTGCCATGCACCAGCGGGGCAGCGGATTTCAACTTACACCAGAGATGGGACACTAGAGGACCTCACACTTCGGGATTTGAATCTGGTTCCCCCACCTCCTGCCCCATGAAACTCAGACCCTTGGGGCAGTGCGGGAGCTCCGGggcggaggacggggaggacTGCCTTTACCAGGTCACTTTGCCTCCCCTCACCATCCAACTGCCCAAGCAGTTCAGACTGTTGGAAAAGACGATGAAGGAACTGCAGAGCCTGAAGGAGGTGGTAAACAAGTTGAAGAATGGGTGCCAGGAATGTTGTGGGACACGAGGCAGGGTAGATTTCGAACATCAGCAAGCTGATCAGATACAAAGGGATGCTGAAGGAGAAACTAAAGTGGACAAGAAAATACAGGAGGTGCAAGTGGGGTCCAgccaggaggagaggggagatacCGCGGATGGCACTGGACTCTGGCAAGGCTCTAATTTTGGGAAAATTACACCAAGTCCAGCTACTATGCAGGAGATGCAG GTGAAGCTAAATAAGATGTCAGCTAGCTTGCGCAACGCCCGGACCCAGATCTCTGCTCTGCAGGGTCGTCTGGAGGGGCTCAACCTGCTCAACATGGACAACGtgcaggaagtggtggacagACGAGTGGAGAACATCACTGGTATGGTCAACAagctcagctccacctgcacTACGGAGTGTGCAGTACAGAACACCCCCCAGT TTATTTTAGCCCCTAGGGACTGTTCAGACTACAATGTGCTGGAGGTCAGAAAGAGCGGCGTTTATCGTGTGACACCTGATGCACGCAATGGGACATTTGAAGTTTTTTGTGACATGGAGTCATATGGAGGTGGTTGGACCGTGATACAGCAACGGCTCGATGGCTCTGTCAGCTTCAATCGCACATGGGCTGAGTATAAAAAGGGCTTTGGGAACCTCAG AGGTGAGTTCTGGTTGGGCAATGACCATATCCACTTGCTGACAAAAGCCAAAGACATGGTTTTGCGCATTGAGCTGGAGGACTTTGAGGGTGTCCGGGAATATGCAAAGTATGACCAGTTCTATGTGGCCAATGACTTCCTGCTCTACCGGCTGTCTGTCAGTGGTTTCAG TGGGACTGCAGGGAATGCTCTCAGTTTCAACAAGCATTTCAACCATGACCAGAAGTTTTTCTCCACGCCTGACCGCGACAACGACATGTACCCCTCTGGGAACTGCGGTGCATACTACAGCTCTGGCTGGTGGTTTGACGCCTGCATGTCCGCTAACCTCAACGGAAAGTACTATCACAAGAGGTACAAGGGAGTCAGGAATGGGATCTTCTGGGGAACATGGCACAATATGTCAACAGAGTACTACCCTACCAACTACAGGCAGGCCTTCAAAACTGTCAAAATGATGATACGGCCAAAGAATTATGCTCCATAA